The genomic region GACGTCGCCGGCTGCGACTAAGATTCTGGCCGAGAAGGGCGTGTCGGCGGATCAGGTGTCCGGCACGGGCCGCGACGGCCGCATCACCAAGGGAGATGCGCTCGCCGCTTCAGCATCGGCTCCGGCGCCTGCTGCAAAGCCCGCCCCGGCGGCCGCGCCCGCGAAGGCCGCGAAGCCGTCGCTGCCGCAAGTCGGCGCACCCGCATCGGCCGACCAGTGGCTCAAGGATCGCCCGGAACAGCGCGTGCCGATGTCGCGCCTGCGCGCGCGTATCGCCGAGCGTCTGCTCGAGTCGCAGCAAACCAACGCCATCCTGACGACGTTCAACGAAGTCAACATGGCGCCGGTCATGGACCTGCGCAACAAGTACAAGGACCGCTTCGAGAAGGAACACGGCGTGAAGCTCGGCTTCATGTCGTTCTTCGTGAAGGCTGCCGTTCATGCGCTCAAGAAGTTCCCGCTCGTGAACGCGTCGATCGACGGTAACGACATTGTCTATCACGGTTACTTCGACATCGGTATCGCGGTCGGTTCGCCGCGCGGTCTGGTCGTGCCGATCCTGCGTAATGCAGATCAGATGAGCCTCGCCGACATCGAGAAGAAGATTGCCGAATTCGGCGCGAAGGCGCGCGACGGCAAGCTGTCCATCGAAGAAATGACGGGCGGGACGTTCTCTATCTCGAACGGCGGCGTGTTCGGCTCGATGCTCTCGACGCCGATCATCAACCCGCCGCAGTCCGCGATTCTCGGCGTGCACGCGACGAAGGAACGCGCGGTCGTCGAAAACGGCCAGATCGTGATTCGCCCGATGAACTACCTCGCGCTGTCGTATGACCACCGCATCATCGACGGCCGCGAAGCCGTGCTGTCGCTCGTCGCGATGAAGGACGCGCTGGAAGATCCGGCTCGTCTGCTGCTCGATCTGTAAGACACACAAGTGCCTTTGGTGCGCGCGATAGGCTCGCGCGCACCATCACCAAGGCGTCTCCGCAAGAGCGGAGGCACGATCAAGGAAAGTCATGTCCAAAGAATTTGATGTCGTCGTGATCGGCGCGGGCCCTGGCGGCTATATCGCGGCGATTCGCGCAGCGCAGCTCGGCAAGACGGTTGCGTGTATCGAGAAGTGGAAGAACCCGGCCGGCGCGCTGAAGCTCGGCGGCACGTGCCTGAACGTGGGCTGCATTCCGTCGAAGGCCCTGCTGGCGTCGTCGGAAGAATTCGAGAACGCGTCGAAGCATCTGGAAGATCACGGCATCAGCGTGTCGGATGTGAAGCTCGATGTGTCGAAGATGCTCGCGCGCAAGGATGGCATCGTCGAGAAGATGACGAAGGGCATCGAATTTCTGTTCCGCAAGAACAAGATCACGTGGCTCAAGGGTCACGGCAAGTTCGCCGGCAAGACGGGCGCCGGCGTGCAGATCGAAGTGTCGGGCGAAGGCGAAGCGGAAGTCGTCACCGCGAAGAATGTGATCATCGCGACGGGTTCGAAGGCGCGTCATCTGCCGAACATTCCGGTCGACAACAAGCTGATCGCCGACAACGAAGGCGCGCTCTCGTTCGATTCCGTGCCGAAGAAGCTCGCCGTCATCGGCGCGGGCGTGATCGGTCTGGAACTCGGCTCGGTGTGGCGGCGTCTGGGCGCGGAAGTCACCGTGCTGGAAGCGCTGCCGCAATTCCTCGGCGCGGCGGATGAATCGCTCGCGAAGGAAGCAGCGAAGCAGTTCAAGAAGCAAGGTCTGGACATTCACCTCGGCGTGAAGATCGGCGAAGTGAAGACCACGGCTAACGGCGTATCGATCGCGTACACGGACAATGCGGGCAACGCGCAGACGCTGGACGCGGATCGCCTGATCGTGTCGATTGGCCGCGTGCCGAACACCGATAACCTCGGTCTGGAAAGCATCGGCCTGAAGGCGAACGAGCGCGGTTTCATCGACGTGGACGATCACTGCGCGACGAGCGTGCCGGGCGTGTACGCCATCGGCGACGTGGTGCGCGGCCCGATGCTCGCGCACAAGGCGGAAGACGAAGGCGTGGCGGTGGCGGAAATCATCGATGGCCAGAAGCCCCATATCGACTACAACTGCGTGCCGTGGGTCATCTACACGGAACCGGAAATCGCGTGGGTCGGCAAGACGGAACAGCAGCTCAAGGCCGAAGGGCGCGAGATCAAGACCGGCCAGTTCCCGATGATGGCGAATGGCCGCGCGCTCGGTATCGGCCGTGCCGAAGGCTTCGTCAAGATGATCGCGGACGCGAAGACCGACGAGATCCTCGGCGTGCACGTCATCGCAGCGGACGCGTCGGATCTGATCGCGGAAGCGGTCGTGGCGATGGAGTTCAAGGCGGCGTCGGAAGACATCGGCCGCATTTGCCATCCGCATCCGTCGCTCTCCGAAGTGATGCGCGAAGCGGCGCTCGCGGTCGACAAGCGTGCTTTGAATATGTAAGACGGCTCGGCTTCGGGCATTAAGGCATCGCACACGAAGGCGAGCGGGTCAAACCGCTCGCCTTCGTCACTTCGAACGGCAGAAGATGAACGTCACCGAATACTACGAAAACGAACTGCGCACGCGGGGCTATCAATCGGACGAGGCGCAACTCGCGGCCGTCGCGCGCCTGCAGCGCTGCTACGAAGAATGGGTCGCGTACAAGGCGCGCCGCTCGAACGCGTTCAAGAAGCTGCTCGTGCATCCGGACCTGCCGCGCGGCGTCTACATGTGGGGCGGCGTCGGGCGCGGGAAGAGCTTTCTGATGGACAGCTTCTACGCGGTCGTGCCGGTGCAGCGCAAGACGCGCCTGCACTTTCACGAGTTCATGCGCGAAGTGCATCGCGAACTGGAAGAGCTGAAAGGCCAGGCCGATCCGCTCGACGAACTCGCCCGACGCATCACCAAACGCTATCGATTGATCTGCTTCGACGAATTCCACGTCTCCGATATTGCCGACGCGATGATTCTTTATCGCCTGCTCGACCGTCTTTTCGACAACGGCGTGCAGTTCGTGATGACCTCCAATTACGAGCCGGACACGCTTTATCCCGAGGGCCTGCATCGCGACCGCCTGCTGCCGGCCATCGAGCTCATTAAGAAGAATCTCGACGTGCTGAACGTCGACGCGGGCACCGATTACCGCAAGCGCACGCTGTCGCAAGTGAAGGCGTATCACACGCCGCTCGGCGCGGCGGCGGACAAGGCGCTGCGCAAGGACTATGCGAAGCTCGCCGCAGTGCCCGACGAAAGCCCGATCCTGCATATCGAAAAGCGCGAGATCAAGGCGCTGCGCAAGGCGGATGGCGTCGTGTGGTTCGACTTCGCGACGCTGTGCGGCGGCCCGCGCTCGCAGAACGACTATCTGGAGATCGCGAACCGCTTTCACGCGGTCATCCTGTCGGACGTGCCGCAGATGTCGCCTCGTATGGCGTCGGAGGCGCGCCGCTTCACTTGGCTCATCGACGTCTTTTACGACCACAAGGTCAAGCTCCTGATGTCGGCGGCGGTGCCTGCCGAGGATCTGTACGTCGAAGGGCCGATGGCCAACGAATTCGCGCGAACGGTGTCGCGCATCGTCGAGATGCAGTCGCAGGAATATCTGGAGACGCCGCGTCGCCAGGCGAGCGTCTCCCTCACCTGAATACGAGAATCAAAAAGAAGCGATTAGCCAAACGGCATAAGGCTTTCGCGGTGTTTTCAAGATTCGGACCTCTCCGATTTGCCGGCTCGCCGGCGCTCGGTATCGTTCTCGCCAGTTTTCAGTCAGAACATTGGAGAGAATGCCGTGAAGCCTTACCGCGATATGTCCGACGAAGAGTGGCAGATGGTCGCGCCGTTGCTGCCCGAACTGCGCCCGCGCTCCGAATTGCGTGGCCGTCCCCTGGCGAATACCCGCGCCGTGCTGAACGGCGTGCTGTGGGTCATGTACAGCGGTGCTTCGTGGTCCACGTTGCCGCGCAAGTATCCGTCGTATCAGACGTGCCATCGCCGCTTCAAGGCGTGGCATGAATCCGGCGTACTTCTGCGCGTGATGACGCAGTTGTTCGGGACGGCGGGCGAATCGCTGTATGCGCTCATGACCTCGCGCATGCGCGTGCCGGCCGAGTTGCCGATCGCAGCGGCGCAAGCCATTGCGGATGTCCAGGAAATCGCGG from Caballeronia sp. Lep1P3 harbors:
- the odhB gene encoding 2-oxoglutarate dehydrogenase complex dihydrolipoyllysine-residue succinyltransferase, with amino-acid sequence MAIIEVKVPQLSESVSEATMLQWKKKPGEAVAQDEILIEIETDKVVLEVPAPSAGVLAQVIKHDGDIVTADEIIAKIDTEATAGAAPAAVAAAGDAEVKPAPQAEPAVASSSAAAQASATATGGATSPAATKILAEKGVSADQVSGTGRDGRITKGDALAASASAPAPAAKPAPAAAPAKAAKPSLPQVGAPASADQWLKDRPEQRVPMSRLRARIAERLLESQQTNAILTTFNEVNMAPVMDLRNKYKDRFEKEHGVKLGFMSFFVKAAVHALKKFPLVNASIDGNDIVYHGYFDIGIAVGSPRGLVVPILRNADQMSLADIEKKIAEFGAKARDGKLSIEEMTGGTFSISNGGVFGSMLSTPIINPPQSAILGVHATKERAVVENGQIVIRPMNYLALSYDHRIIDGREAVLSLVAMKDALEDPARLLLDL
- the lpdA gene encoding dihydrolipoyl dehydrogenase, producing MSKEFDVVVIGAGPGGYIAAIRAAQLGKTVACIEKWKNPAGALKLGGTCLNVGCIPSKALLASSEEFENASKHLEDHGISVSDVKLDVSKMLARKDGIVEKMTKGIEFLFRKNKITWLKGHGKFAGKTGAGVQIEVSGEGEAEVVTAKNVIIATGSKARHLPNIPVDNKLIADNEGALSFDSVPKKLAVIGAGVIGLELGSVWRRLGAEVTVLEALPQFLGAADESLAKEAAKQFKKQGLDIHLGVKIGEVKTTANGVSIAYTDNAGNAQTLDADRLIVSIGRVPNTDNLGLESIGLKANERGFIDVDDHCATSVPGVYAIGDVVRGPMLAHKAEDEGVAVAEIIDGQKPHIDYNCVPWVIYTEPEIAWVGKTEQQLKAEGREIKTGQFPMMANGRALGIGRAEGFVKMIADAKTDEILGVHVIAADASDLIAEAVVAMEFKAASEDIGRICHPHPSLSEVMREAALAVDKRALNM
- the zapE gene encoding cell division protein ZapE; amino-acid sequence: MNVTEYYENELRTRGYQSDEAQLAAVARLQRCYEEWVAYKARRSNAFKKLLVHPDLPRGVYMWGGVGRGKSFLMDSFYAVVPVQRKTRLHFHEFMREVHRELEELKGQADPLDELARRITKRYRLICFDEFHVSDIADAMILYRLLDRLFDNGVQFVMTSNYEPDTLYPEGLHRDRLLPAIELIKKNLDVLNVDAGTDYRKRTLSQVKAYHTPLGAAADKALRKDYAKLAAVPDESPILHIEKREIKALRKADGVVWFDFATLCGGPRSQNDYLEIANRFHAVILSDVPQMSPRMASEARRFTWLIDVFYDHKVKLLMSAAVPAEDLYVEGPMANEFARTVSRIVEMQSQEYLETPRRQASVSLT
- a CDS encoding transposase, yielding MKPYRDMSDEEWQMVAPLLPELRPRSELRGRPLANTRAVLNGVLWVMYSGASWSTLPRKYPSYQTCHRRFKAWHESGVLLRVMTQLFGTAGESLYALMTSRMRVPAELPIAAAQAIADVQEIAAARVEHAAASVRRAA